The Uruburuella testudinis genome window below encodes:
- the ilvD gene encoding dihydroxy-acid dehydratase yields MPAYRSKTSTHGRNMAGARALWRATGMADDDFGKPIIAIANSFTQFVPGHVHLHNMGQLVAREIEKAGGIAKEFNTIAVDDGIAMGHGGMLYSLPSRDLIADSVEYMVNAHCADALVCISNCDKITPGMLMAALRLNIPTVFVSGGPMEAGKVIGVANIVDERKLDLVDAMVDAADDTISDEAVAAVERSACPTCGSCSGMFTANSMNCLTEALGLSLPGNGSLLATHAGRKELFLEAGRLIVEITKRYYEQDDERVLPRNIATKAAFENAMSLDVAMGGSTNTVLHLLAAASEAGVDFKMADIDRISRRVPCLCKVAPATQKYHMEDVHRAGGVMGILAELDRAGCLQTEVSVIHANSLADALAQWDITNPANTEAHARYKAAPGGVRTTEAFSQNRQWPSLDLDRENGCIRSKAHAYSQDGGLAVLFGNIAERGCVVKTAGVDDSILKFNGRARVFESQDAAVAAILDNQIVAGDIVIIRYEGPKGGPGMQEMLYPTSYLKSKGLGKECALLTDGRFSGGTSGLSIGHVSPEAAEGGAIGLAEEGDTVEIDIPNRSINLAVSFEELERRREAMEARGAKAWKPQNRDRYVSAALRAYAAMTTSADTGAVRDVSQVERQD; encoded by the coding sequence ATGCCAGCCTACCGCTCCAAAACCTCTACCCACGGCCGCAATATGGCCGGCGCGCGCGCGCTGTGGCGTGCCACAGGTATGGCCGATGATGATTTCGGCAAGCCGATTATCGCCATTGCCAACTCGTTTACCCAGTTTGTGCCCGGCCATGTACACCTGCACAATATGGGCCAACTGGTGGCGCGCGAGATTGAAAAAGCGGGCGGCATCGCCAAAGAATTCAACACCATCGCCGTAGACGACGGCATCGCCATGGGGCACGGCGGCATGCTCTACAGCCTGCCCAGCCGCGATTTGATTGCCGATTCGGTGGAATATATGGTTAACGCCCACTGCGCCGATGCGCTGGTGTGCATCTCGAATTGCGACAAAATCACCCCCGGCATGCTGATGGCCGCCTTGCGCCTGAATATTCCCACCGTATTTGTGTCCGGCGGGCCGATGGAAGCGGGCAAAGTAATCGGCGTGGCCAATATAGTCGACGAGCGCAAGCTGGATTTGGTCGACGCCATGGTAGATGCCGCCGACGACACTATCAGCGATGAAGCAGTGGCCGCGGTAGAGCGCAGCGCCTGCCCCACCTGCGGTTCGTGTTCCGGCATGTTTACCGCCAATTCGATGAACTGCCTTACCGAAGCGCTGGGCCTGTCGCTGCCGGGCAACGGCTCGCTGCTGGCCACCCACGCCGGCCGCAAAGAGCTGTTTCTCGAAGCCGGCCGCCTGATTGTAGAAATCACCAAGCGCTATTACGAGCAGGATGACGAACGCGTATTGCCGCGCAATATCGCCACCAAAGCCGCCTTTGAAAACGCCATGAGCCTCGATGTGGCCATGGGCGGCTCTACCAACACCGTATTGCACCTTTTAGCCGCCGCATCCGAGGCCGGCGTGGATTTCAAAATGGCCGATATCGACCGCATCAGCCGCCGTGTGCCGTGCCTGTGCAAAGTCGCCCCCGCCACCCAAAAATACCACATGGAAGACGTGCACCGTGCCGGCGGCGTGATGGGCATTTTGGCCGAACTCGACCGCGCCGGCTGTCTGCAAACCGAAGTATCTGTTATACATGCCAACTCTTTGGCCGATGCCTTGGCGCAATGGGACATCACCAACCCCGCCAACACTGAAGCGCATGCCCGTTATAAAGCCGCACCCGGCGGCGTGCGCACCACCGAAGCTTTTTCGCAAAACCGCCAATGGCCGAGCCTCGACCTTGATCGTGAAAACGGCTGTATCCGCAGCAAAGCGCACGCCTATTCGCAAGATGGCGGCTTGGCCGTATTGTTCGGCAACATCGCCGAGCGCGGTTGTGTGGTGAAAACCGCCGGTGTGGATGACAGCATTCTCAAATTCAACGGCCGCGCCCGCGTGTTTGAAAGCCAAGATGCCGCCGTGGCCGCCATTCTCGACAACCAAATCGTGGCCGGCGACATCGTGATTATCCGCTACGAAGGCCCCAAAGGCGGCCCCGGCATGCAGGAAATGCTTTACCCCACCTCTTATCTGAAATCCAAAGGCTTGGGCAAAGAATGCGCATTGCTGACCGACGGCCGTTTTTCAGGCGGCACCTCAGGCTTGAGCATCGGCCACGTTTCGCCTGAAGCCGCAGAAGGCGGCGCCATCGGTTTGGCGGAAGAGGGCGACACAGTGGAAATCGATATCCCCAACCGCAGCATCAACCTGGCCGTGTCGTTTGAAGAGCTTGAGCGCCGCCGCGAAGCCATGGAAGCACGCGGTGCGAAAGCTTGGAAACCGCAAAACCGCGACCGCTATGTGTCTGCCGCCTTGCGCGCCTATGCCGCCATGACCACATCGGCCGACACCGGCGCAGTGCGTGATGTGTCGCAGGTTGAACGTCAAGACTAA